Proteins from one Carassius auratus strain Wakin linkage group LG28B, ASM336829v1, whole genome shotgun sequence genomic window:
- the LOC113067571 gene encoding zinc-binding protein A33-like, translated as MASQSQNEYSCPVCYEIFKDPVLLSCSHSVCKECLQQFWRIKKTPECPVCRRRSSNQHPPLNLALKNLCESLLNERKERRTSGSEEICSLHGEKLNLFCLEDKQPGCLLCRDSQQHDNHKFRPISEVVPSYKEELSKALKPLQDKLKDNEKMKGEFEKSQAEHTELQIKLQFEKLHQFLRHEESATITALRKEEEQKMQMMKEKLEEINRHISALSQTVKNTEERMIASDVRFLKEFPVSMERVQISQPDPQTPSGALINVPRYLGNLSFRVWKKMQKIVQNTPVILDPNSANPFLILSDDLTSVRRSQRKQPLPDNPERFDEYCCVFGSEGFNSGKHRWDVQVKESSDWNLGVTTASNKRKGRDFFKTDVWCVFYGLFLGSGFHVKQKLELVRVDLDYDKGILSFSDPVTNRHLHTFTANFTDTVLPFFEFSSSLKILPISK; from the exons ATGGCTTCACAATCTCAAAACGAATATAGTTGTCCCGTGTGCTATGAAATCTTTAAGGATCCTGTTCTTTTATCATGTAGTCACAGTGTCTGTAAAGAGTGTCTTCAGCAGTTTTGGAGAATCAAGAAAACTCCGGAGTGTCCTGTCTGCAGGAGAAGATCCTCAAATCAACATCCTCCTCTTAATCTTGCATTAAAAAACTTGTGCGAGTCACTTCTGAATGAAAGAAAGGAGAGGCGTACATCAGGATCTGAGGAGATCTGTAGTTTACATGGAGAGAAACTCAATCTcttctgtctggaggacaaaCAACCGGGGTGTTTACTGTGTAGAGATTCACAACAACATGACAATCACAAATTCAGACCCATCAGTGAAGTTGTTCCATCATATAAG GAGGAACTCAGTAAAGCACTGAAGCCTTTACAAGATAAACTTAAAGACAATGAAAAAATGAAAGGAGagtttgaaaaa TCTCAAGCTGAGCACACAGAGCTTCAGATTAAACTGCAGTTTGAGAAACTTCATCAGTTTCTCAGACATGAAGAATCAGCTACAATCACTGCGCTGAGGaaggaagaggagcagaagatgcagatgatgaaggagaagctggaggagATCAACAGACACATCTCAGCTCTTTCACAGACAGTCAAAAACACAGAGGAGAGGATGATAGCCAGTGATGTCCGTTTCCTAAAG gagtTTCCAGTCTCAATGGAAAG AGTCCAGATCTCACAGCCGGATCCACAGACACCTTCTGGAGCCTTGATTAATGTGCCACGATATTTGGGAAACCTGTCcttcagagtctggaagaagatgcAAAAAATTGTCCAAAACA CTCCTGTGATTCTGGATCCAAACAGTGCAAATCCATTTCTCATCCTGTCTGATGATCTGACCAGTGTGAGAAGAAGTCAGAGAAAACAACCTCTTCCAGATAATCCAGAGAGATTCGACGAATATTGCTGTGTTTTTGGTTCAGAGGGTTTCAACTCAGGAAAACACCGTTGGGATGTGCAGGTTAAAGAGAGTTCAGACTGGAATCTTGGAGTAACTACAgcatcaaacaaaagaaaaggacGTGATTTCTTCAAGACTGATGTCTGGTGTGTGTTCTATGGACTGTTTTTAGGGTCTGGTTTTCATGTTAAACAGAAGCTTGAGCTTGTGAGAGTGGATCTGGACTATGACAAAGGAATTTTGTCTTTCTCTGATCCTGTGACTAATAGACATCTACACACATTCACAGCCAACTTCACTGACACTGTCTTGCCATTTTTTGAATTTTCTTCCTCTCTTAAGATCTTACCAATCAGTAAGTAG
- the LOC113067892 gene encoding protein CYR61-like, whose protein sequence is MRDLMCLFVLIICTTVRARCPKVCKCPAERPVCPPGVSAVPDGCGCCKVCAAQLNDDCHENKPCDHHKGLECNYGNDVASIHGICRAKLEGRSCEYNGRMYQNGENFRAGCKHQCTCIDGAVGCVPLCPSDIPLETASCPSPRLVKIPGQCCLSVDCHGESSVLPPVFRRPQPPPYLFPDLHTYKKPRPKPYPYKPKDSLSNELIEVEKKWDKPRSRKHLPAWKKAGRQCVAQTTSWTPCSRSCGMGVSSRVTNENTQCKLLKETRLCNIRPCSSVAVPIKKGRKCSRTQKSPEPLRLHYAGCRSTRLYRPNYCGTCLDGRCCSPRRTRTVPVLFTCPDGELFERAVMFVQSCKCNDECGHLNEAVLPPQRWLYGDMHKFVD, encoded by the exons ATGAGGGATTTAATGTGTCTGTTTGTATTGATCATCTGCACGACG GTCCGAGCGCGGTGTCCTAAGGTGTGTAAGTGTCCGGCGGAGCGGCCCGTGTGCCCGCCAGGCGTCAGTGCGGTGCCCGACGGCTGCGGCTGCTGTAAGGTGTGTGCCGCCCAGCTGAACGACGACTGCCATGAGAACAAACCCTGTGACCATCACAAGGGCCTGGAGTGTAACTATGGCAACGATGTGGCCAGCATCCATGGGATCTGCCGGG CCAAACTGGAAGGCCGCTCCTGCGAATACAATGGGCGCATGTATCAGAATGGAGAAAACTTCCGCGCGGGCTGCAAACACCAATGCACCTGTATTGATGGGGCGGTGGGCTGCGTGCCCCTTTGTCCCTCTGATATTCCTCTGGAAACAGCATCCTGTCCCTCACCTCGACTGGTCAAGATCCCTGGCCAGTGCTGCCTCAGCGTGGACTGTCACGGCGAGTCCTCCGTCCTACCGCCAGTGTTTAGACGGCCGCAGCCGCCTCCGTATCTGTTCCCTGACCTGCACACCTACAAGAAACCCCGACCAAAGCCGTACCCCTACAAGCCCAAAGACTCCCTGAGCAATGAACTCATAGAGGTGGAGAAAAAGTGGGACAAACCGCGGAGTCGAAAGCATTTGCCAG CATGGAAGAAAGCCGGACGGCAATGTGTTGCGCAGACGACAAGCTGGACACCTTGTTCACGCAGCTGCGGGATGGGCGTTTCATCTCGGGTCACCAATGAGAACACGCAGTGCAAGCTGCTGAAGGAAACCAGACTCTGCAACATTCGTCCCTGTAGTTCTGTGGCTGTGCCTATAAAG AAGGGGAGGAAGTGTTCTCGTACGCAGAAGTCTCCCGAGCCTCTGCGTCTGCACTACGCCGGCTGCCGCAGCACACGCCTCTATCGGCCCAACTACTGCGGGACGTGTCTGGATGGGCGATGCTGCTCGCCCCGCCGCACACGGACGGTCCCCGTGCTCTTCACCTGCCCCGACGGAGAGCTCTTCGAGAGGGCCGTCATGTTTGTGCAGTCCTGCAAGTGCAACGATGAATGTGGCCACCTGAACGAAGCGGTGCTCCCGCCCCAACGCTGGCTGTATGGCGACATGCACAAGTTTGTTGATTAA